From a single Candidatus Cetobacterium colombiensis genomic region:
- a CDS encoding 4Fe-4S dicluster domain-containing protein: protein MSHIVGKSAYKSLEERLNRFPQGAPPSKVLYQILAILFSEREAELVAQLPIKPFTVKKAASIWKLSEKDAKNILDTLASRAILLDTVHKGVQTYILPPPMAGFIEFSMMRTRGDIDQHLLGELLYQYMNVEEDFIKDLFYSAETKLGRVFVNEDALKKGMNSENKLSEKGIDNLVQVLDYERASHIIETSEHMGISMCYCRHKMEHVGKACDAPMDICMTFGNVANSLINNGYARRVDKIEGMDLLQQAYDSNLVQCGENVREGVTFICNCCSCCCEALVAAKKFGMMHPVETTNFLPKINHDTCISCGKCLKVCPVNAIKKENNQYIVQDELCLGCGVCGRACPKSCILLVPRETRVITPINSVHRSVLMAIEKGMLQELIFDNKALFSHRAMAAILGAILKLSPVHKIMASKQMKSVYLEKLLKNY, encoded by the coding sequence ATGAGTCATATTGTGGGAAAATCAGCATATAAAAGTTTAGAGGAAAGACTAAATAGATTTCCTCAAGGAGCACCACCATCAAAAGTTTTATATCAAATATTAGCAATATTATTTTCAGAAAGAGAAGCGGAGTTAGTAGCTCAACTTCCAATAAAACCATTCACTGTAAAAAAAGCAGCTTCAATTTGGAAACTATCAGAAAAAGATGCTAAAAATATATTAGATACATTGGCATCAAGAGCTATATTGTTAGATACAGTGCATAAGGGAGTACAAACTTATATTTTACCACCTCCCATGGCTGGATTTATAGAATTTTCAATGATGCGAACAAGAGGAGATATAGATCAGCATCTTTTAGGAGAATTATTATATCAATATATGAATGTTGAAGAAGATTTTATAAAGGATTTATTTTATAGTGCTGAAACGAAACTAGGGAGAGTTTTTGTAAATGAAGATGCTTTGAAAAAAGGAATGAATTCAGAAAATAAACTTTCAGAAAAAGGAATAGATAATTTAGTTCAAGTTTTAGATTATGAAAGAGCTTCACATATAATAGAAACATCCGAGCATATGGGAATTAGTATGTGTTATTGCAGACATAAGATGGAACATGTAGGAAAAGCTTGCGATGCTCCAATGGATATTTGTATGACTTTTGGAAATGTAGCAAATTCACTTATAAATAATGGATATGCAAGAAGAGTAGATAAAATAGAAGGAATGGATTTATTACAACAAGCTTACGATAGTAATTTAGTTCAATGTGGAGAAAATGTTAGAGAAGGAGTTACTTTTATATGTAATTGTTGTAGTTGCTGTTGCGAAGCTTTAGTAGCTGCTAAAAAATTTGGAATGATGCATCCAGTTGAAACTACTAATTTTTTACCTAAAATAAATCACGATACGTGTATAAGTTGTGGAAAATGTTTAAAAGTTTGTCCAGTAAATGCTATAAAAAAAGAGAATAATCAATATATAGTTCAAGATGAACTATGTTTAGGATGTGGAGTTTGTGGTAGAGCATGTCCAAAGAGTTGTATATTGTTAGTTCCTCGTGAAACAAGAGTTATAACTCCAATTAATTCTGTTCATAGATCAGTGTTAATGGCAATTGAAAAAGGTATGCTACAAGAACTTATTTTTGATAACAAAGCATTATTTAGTCATAGGGCTATGGCAGCTATATTAGGTGCAATATTAAAACTATCTCCAGTTCATAAAATTATGGCTAGTAAACAGATGAAATCAGTTTATTTGGAAAAATTATTGAAAAACTATTAA
- a CDS encoding endo alpha-1,4 polygalactosaminidase, with translation MKKVVVFFFIVLISSLKGDEISKMKMRELIKQIKNQSSDKILVTQNGTNIFFNENQLDETFLKNVDGVSQESLFYGVGGVNVATPLEEQKYLLKNLLELEKNNKVVFSVNYANERKLRDIILKDTKKYNFIGEAIPNYSANSIFQPLQKENSKDVKSLKDVKNFLYLLNPEKFKTLSDYYRILKNTDFDLLIIEPSLNGEFLSKEQIENLKIRKNGTKRLVISYFSIGEAENYREYWNKSWEKKMPSWIVKENENWPGNYIIKYWDLDWKNIIKDYQKKLDSIGVDGYYLDTIDTYEQF, from the coding sequence ATGAAAAAAGTTGTAGTTTTTTTCTTTATTGTGCTTATCTCGTCTTTAAAAGGAGACGAGATAAGTAAGATGAAAATGAGAGAATTAATTAAACAAATAAAAAATCAATCTTCAGATAAAATATTAGTTACACAAAATGGAACTAATATTTTTTTTAATGAAAACCAATTGGACGAAACATTTCTAAAAAATGTTGATGGAGTATCACAAGAATCTCTTTTTTATGGTGTTGGAGGAGTTAATGTGGCTACACCTTTGGAAGAACAAAAATATCTTTTAAAAAATCTTTTAGAACTTGAAAAAAATAATAAGGTAGTTTTTTCTGTGAACTATGCAAATGAAAGAAAACTCCGAGATATAATTTTAAAGGACACAAAAAAATATAATTTTATTGGAGAAGCAATTCCAAATTACAGTGCAAATTCTATTTTTCAACCACTTCAAAAAGAAAATTCAAAAGATGTAAAGTCATTAAAAGATGTAAAAAATTTCTTGTATCTTTTAAATCCAGAAAAATTTAAAACTTTAAGCGACTATTATAGAATATTAAAAAATACAGATTTTGATTTATTGATAATTGAACCTAGTTTAAATGGAGAATTTTTATCAAAAGAGCAAATAGAAAATTTGAAAATTAGAAAAAATGGAACTAAAAGATTAGTTATATCATATTTTAGTATAGGAGAAGCAGAGAATTATAGAGAATATTGGAATAAATCTTGGGAGAAAAAAATGCCTAGTTGGATAGTAAAAGAAAATGAAAATTGGCCAGGAAATTATATAATAAAATATTGGGATTTAGATTGGAAAAATATTATAAAAGATTATCAAAAAAAATTGGATAGTATAGGAGTAGACGGGTATTATTTAGATACAATAGATACATATGAGCAGTTTTAA
- the minD gene encoding septum site-determining protein MinD — translation MGKVIVITSGKGGVGKTTSSANLGAALAMQNQKTLLIDTDIGLRNLDVVMGLENRIVYDLIDVIEGNCKPKQAIIKDKRNDNLHLLPAAQSRDKNAVTPEQMKELIEVLKAEYDFVLVDCPAGIEQGFKNAISAAEEAYVVTTPEISAVRDADRIIGLLEANEIRNPKLIVNRLRVEMVKDGNMLSVEDVTDILGIKPIGIVPDDENIVISTNKGEPLVYKGESLAAKAYVNIASRTLGQNIEFLDLDPKVGFFDKIREIFKK, via the coding sequence ATGGGAAAAGTTATAGTAATTACTTCAGGAAAAGGTGGAGTAGGGAAAACGACAAGTAGTGCTAACTTAGGGGCAGCACTAGCTATGCAAAATCAGAAAACACTATTAATTGATACAGATATAGGATTAAGAAATTTAGATGTTGTAATGGGGTTAGAAAATAGAATTGTCTATGACTTAATAGATGTAATTGAAGGAAATTGTAAACCAAAACAAGCTATAATAAAGGATAAAAGAAACGATAATCTTCACTTGTTACCAGCAGCTCAATCGAGAGATAAAAATGCAGTAACACCTGAGCAAATGAAAGAATTAATTGAAGTTTTAAAAGCTGAATACGACTTTGTTTTAGTTGATTGTCCAGCTGGAATAGAACAAGGATTTAAAAATGCAATTTCAGCTGCAGAAGAAGCTTATGTTGTAACAACACCTGAGATTTCAGCTGTAAGAGATGCAGATCGTATTATTGGATTATTAGAAGCAAATGAAATTAGAAACCCTAAATTAATCGTTAATCGTTTAAGAGTTGAAATGGTTAAAGATGGAAATATGTTAAGTGTAGAAGATGTTACAGATATCCTTGGAATTAAGCCTATTGGAATAGTTCCAGATGATGAAAATATTGTTATTTCAACTAATAAAGGAGAACCTTTAGTTTATAAAGGAGAATCTTTAGCGGCGAAAGCATATGTAAACATAGCTTCAAGAACTTTAGGTCAAAATATTGAATTTTTAGATTTAGATCCTAAAGTTGGATTTTTTGATAAAATAAGAGAAATATTTAAAAAGTAA
- a CDS encoding septum site-determining protein MinC, whose amino-acid sequence MNDCVILKGKKDRLVVQLDSNIDFSSLKDKFSEKIKQAEAFIGDTKIAIEFTNRKLTEIEENILIGVVTKETNIKVAFVFSEKSIFSQLPEGHISLGKLPFNNIKDVTEEGTTKFHKGTLRSGHSLEFDGNVVVLGDVNPGAVIKSKGNVVVLGYLNGTVYAGENDGSDAFVGAFSLNPIQIKIGQVIAKNPSTNVLDINKVKKTLDFEVAYLKDGNIFIEKFNKATLDHMVKI is encoded by the coding sequence ATGAATGACTGTGTAATTTTAAAAGGAAAAAAGGACAGATTGGTTGTACAATTAGATAGTAACATCGATTTTAGCTCTTTAAAAGACAAATTTTCTGAAAAGATTAAACAGGCAGAGGCATTTATAGGTGATACAAAAATAGCCATTGAATTTACAAATAGAAAGTTAACAGAAATAGAGGAGAATATTTTAATTGGAGTGGTAACCAAAGAAACAAATATAAAAGTAGCGTTTGTTTTTTCTGAAAAGTCAATTTTTTCACAATTACCAGAAGGTCATATATCATTAGGAAAACTTCCTTTTAATAATATAAAAGATGTTACAGAGGAAGGAACAACAAAATTTCATAAAGGGACGTTACGTTCAGGACATAGCCTAGAATTTGATGGAAATGTAGTTGTATTGGGAGATGTAAATCCAGGAGCTGTAATAAAATCTAAAGGGAATGTAGTTGTATTAGGTTATCTTAATGGAACTGTTTATGCTGGTGAAAATGATGGATCAGATGCTTTTGTAGGAGCTTTTTCTTTAAATCCTATTCAAATTAAAATAGGTCAGGTTATTGCAAAAAATCCAAGCACAAATGTATTAGATATAAATAAAGTAAAGAAAACACTAGATTTTGAAGTAGCATATTTAAAAGACGGGAATATTTTTATTGAGAAATTTAATAAAGCAACCTTAGATCACATGGTAAAAATATAA
- the minE gene encoding cell division topological specificity factor MinE: MGFFNFLTKEKSSSVAKDRLKLVLIHDRAMLSPKMLETLKDEIIAVISKYVEIDKDALNIEVSQEADSGRETALVANIPIKIKK; the protein is encoded by the coding sequence ATGGGATTTTTTAATTTTTTAACTAAAGAAAAATCTAGTTCAGTAGCTAAAGATCGTTTAAAATTAGTTCTGATACATGATAGAGCCATGCTTTCTCCAAAAATGCTTGAAACTTTAAAGGATGAAATAATTGCAGTGATATCTAAATATGTAGAGATAGATAAAGATGCTTTAAATATCGAAGTTTCTCAAGAAGCTGATTCGGGAAGAGAGACGGCATTAGTAGCAAATATACCTATAAAAATAAAGAAATAG